Proteins from a genomic interval of Sugiyamaella lignohabitans strain CBS 10342 chromosome C, complete sequence:
- the RIM21 gene encoding Rim21p (pH sensor molecule, component of the RIM101 pathway; has a role in cell wall construction and alkaline pH response; is glycosylated and phosphorylated; interacts with Dfg16p and Rim9p to form a pH-sensing complex; localization to the plasma membrane is dependent on Dfg16p and Rim9p; has similarity to A. nidulans PalH; GO_component: GO:0016021 - integral component of membrane [Evidence IEA]; GO_component: GO:0016021 - integral component of membrane [Evidence ISM] [PMID 12192589]; GO_component: GO:0016020 - membrane [Evidence IEA]; GO_component: GO:0005886 - plasma membrane [Evidence IEA,IEA]; GO_component: GO:0005886 - plasma membrane [Evidence IDA] [PMID 23019326]; GO_function: GO:0003674 - molecular_function [Evidence ND]; GO_process: GO:0030437 - ascospore formation [Evidence IMP] [PMID 10821185]; GO_process: GO:0071469 - cellular response to alkalinity [Evidence IMP] [PMID 23019326]; GO_process: GO:0009272 - fungal-type cell wall biogenesis [Evidence IGI,IMP] [PMID 16524906]; GO_process: GO:0001403 - invasive growth in response to glucose limitation [Evidence IMP] [PMID 10821185]), whose protein sequence is MSEASMKIAERDIWRQPSPTTQTAVGCQPLVLSTGTMILNATKTVVIDPEYPATYTPFCPNGVLPIGVFKSPTLMEMGDYGNLLANDSSDLSSPSSTSMPMLLPFSNWQSPFYTSTVPATIAIAATTTVCWTLTLALFCSPRRPVFMKSLLLIACVCMTIMSAVYMKYLRRQYDSGFVDGLLIVDNVDDSTLESVALMIGEFVLLLAELTTLMRLFPRKREQRLIVFTGALVICTDRVLWGISAFEPSSPEDRTDPVDAIIVFAYLFSIATSIIYAGAIVIYSWWKWRIAYKPDLLIIAFLSHIATFLPIVLFVLDLADQYLDSWSTYAKLASLLCASVCVWVWVDRIEDYEKTLELHSVLGRQQYTEDHNPFDFEGGHGKLSFKAVKHLSASSDNSTANSTVDSSKPNNNKTAGKQDTSKRTRRSNTAGNSNNNRDQENAEINNKRNNTNHNRNEIQKNPTVTYVIDNIANDNSCSRSNDNNGSGTSGITHDFEPHNAAAIAHERKRHSPSLSTLASEPNDHNEPPITTILSNSTTNSQARSSSTPLTSPANASKTWNSRLLKLIKFNILNRPGTSSSTQTTYVVSSADHDGAPDQTASGAIPLQSFDSSSSEGPMTVHKHPFRSTRPQSPA, encoded by the coding sequence ATGTCCGAGGCTTCGATGAAAATAGCCGAAAGAGATATTTGGAGACAACCGTCTCCAACGACACAGACAGCAGTGGGCTGTCAGCCACTGGTTTTGTCGACAGGAACGATGATTCTGAATGCGACGAAGACGGTAGTTATTGATCCGGAGTACCCTGCCACATATACACCATTCTGTCCAAATGGTGTGCTACCTATCGGTGTGTTTAAAAGCCCTACTTTGATGGAAATGGGTGATTACGGTAACCTTTTGGCAAATGATTCTTCAGACCTGTCGTCGCCGTCATCTACATCtatgccaatgctgctacCGTTTTCCAACTGGCAAAGCCCATTTTATACAAGCACAGTTCCTGCTACTATAGCCATAGCAGCGACTACTACAGTTTGCTGGACACTAACGTTGGCTCTCTTCTGTTCTCCTCGAAGACCAGTATTTATGAAAAGTTTACTGCTGATAGCGTGTGTATGTATGACAATAATGTCAGCAGTTTACATGAAATACCTACGTCGTCAGTATGATAGTGGCTTTGTCGACGGTTTGCTGATAGTCGACAATGTCGATGATAGCACACTCGAATCGGTTGCATTAATGATAGGAGAATTTGTTTTACTGCTAGCAGAGCTGACTACATTGATGCGATTGTTTCCTCGAAAACGAGAACAGCGACTCATTGTGTTTACAGGTGCTCTGGTTATCTGTACCGATCGAGTGCTGTGGGGAATATCAGCATTTGAGCCATCGTCACCAGAGGACCGAACAGACCCTGTCGACGctattattgtttttgcatatttattttcaattgcaACCTCGATCATTTACGCGGGAGCCATCGTGATATACTCGTGGTGGAAATGGCGCATCGCATACAAACCAGATTTACTCATTATCGCGTTTCTGTCTCATATCGCTACCTTTTTACCTATTGTACTATTTGTTCTGGACCTGGCTGACCAGTATTTGGACAGCTGGAGCACTTATGCCAAACTCGCCAGTTTGCTCTGTGCCAGTGTCTGTGTTTGGGTCTGGGTGGATAGGATCGAGGATTATGAAAAGACACTAGAACTTCACAGTGTTCTTGGTCGTCAGCAATACACTGAAGACCACAATCcgtttgattttgaaggAGGACATGGAAAACTCTCTTTCAAAGCTGTAAAGCATCTGTCTGCTAGTTCTGACAATAGCACTGCAAATAGTACTgttgacagcagcaagccCAATAATAACAAGACAGCGGGAAAGCAGGATACCTCTAAAAGAACTCGTCGTTCCAACACTGCTGGCaatagcaacaacaaccgtGATCAAGAAAATGCCGAAATTAACAACAAACGCAACAACACCAATCATAACCGGAACGAAATCCAGAAAAACCCGACTGTCACTTATGTTATCGACAACATAGCAAATGACAACAGTTGTAGTCGTTCTAACGATAACAATGGCTCTGGAACTTCAGGAATAACTCATGACTTTGAACCACACAACGCAGCGGCCATAGCCCACGAACGCAAACGTCATTCGCCATCACTATCCACACTTGCATCTGAACCCAACGACCACAACGAACCTCCTATTACCACTATTTTGAGCAACTCAACCACCAACTCACAAGCACGATCATCTTCTACACCACTCACAAGCCCAGCGAACGCCAGCAAAACTTGGAACTCAAGACTACTGAAACTGatcaaattcaatattCTCAATCGTCCAGGAACCTCGAGCTCAACACAAACCACCTACGTTGTCTCTTCAGCAGACCACGACGGCGCTCCAGATCAaactgcttctggtgccattcCACTCCAATCCTTCGACAGCAGCTCCTCAGAGGGCCCCATGACCGTTCACAAACACCCATTCCGCTCAACACGCCCTCAGTCGCCAGCTTGA
- the ORC4 gene encoding origin recognition complex subunit 4 (Subunit of the origin recognition complex (ORC); ORC directs DNA replication by binding to replication origins and is also involved in transcriptional silencing; ORC4 has a paralog, RIF2, that arose from the whole genome duplication; GO_component: GO:0031261 - DNA replication preinitiation complex [Evidence IDA] [PMID 9554851]; GO_component: GO:0005664 - nuclear origin of replication recognition complex [Evidence IDA,IMP] [PMID 9372948]; GO_component: GO:0005656 - nuclear pre-replicative complex [Evidence IDA] [PMID 16824194]; GO_component: GO:0005656 - nuclear pre-replicative complex [Evidence IDA] [PMID 9335335]; GO_component: GO:0005634 - nucleus [Evidence IEA,IEA,IEA]; GO_component: GO:0000808 - origin recognition complex [Evidence IEA]; GO_function: GO:0003677 - DNA binding [Evidence IEA,IEA]; GO_function: GO:0003688 - DNA replication origin binding [Evidence IDA] [PMID 16824194]; GO_process: GO:0006260 - DNA replication [Evidence IEA,IEA]; GO_process: GO:0006270 - DNA replication initiation [Evidence IMP] [PMID 16716188]; GO_process: GO:0030466 - chromatin silencing at silent mating-type cassette [Evidence IDA] [PMID 12897051]; GO_process: GO:0006267 - pre-replicative complex assembly involved in nuclear cell cycle DNA replication [Evidence IDA] [PMID 16824194]), protein MTMDIDQPGDLNMDSLVSQAKNHVLAKLTGKKLGQLANLETEQKEIQTLLESTIVSNEGNSCLLMGPRSTGKTTLIETTIKNLKIKYPDQFITIRLSGFAQSEDKMALREITHQLDTILNSKLDAATQQAVEEAIAAGEFTGIEQKSISETLRGLLASFEHADAQSMSVIFILEEFDRFTVHPRQTLLYNLLDLSQTAKVGIAVVGTTARMNTREMLEKRVRSRFSQRLYTIKRPGTLESFWNICTTNLFLDDQAFPSDFSHGWNSHLEVCVLRGSTSGGWGSAPDPVGALALLESCVGDPVE, encoded by the coding sequence ATGACTATGGATATTGACCAGCCTGGAGATCTAAATATGGACTCTCTGGTCAGCCAGGCTAAAAACCATGTCCTGGCAAAGTTAACTGGCAAGAAGCTTGGACAATTAGCCAATCTAgaaacagaacaaaaagaaatccaAACTCTGCTGGAAAGCACGATTGTATCAAATGAAGGTAATTCATGCCTTCTCATGGGACCCCGATCTACAGGTAAAACCACATTAATCGAAACGACAATCAAGAATCTCAAGATCAAATACCCCGATCAGTTCATTACTATTCGACTGTCGGGATTCGCTCAATCCGAAGATAAAATGGCTCTCCGTGAAATCACACACCAACTGGATACCATTTTGAATAGCAAATTGGATGCTGCTACGCAGCaagcagttgaagaagcaattgctgctggcgaaTTCACCGGAATTGAGCAGAAATCTATCAGCGAAACACTTCGTGGTCTCCTTGCCTCGTTCGAACACGCTGATGCCCAGTCCATGTCAGTGATCTTTATTCTTGAGGAATTCGATCGATTCACTGTCCATCCCCGTCAAACACTCTTATATAACCTGCTGGATCTCAGTCAGACCGCCAAAGTCGGCATCGCTGTAGTTGGTACCACTGCCCGTATGAACACCCGAGAAATGCTCGAAAAGCGGGTCCGAAGTCGATTCTCTCAACGTCTTTACACCATCAAACGACCAGGAACTCTCGAAAGTTTCTGGAATATCTGCACCACAAACCTTTTCCTTGACGACCAAGCATTCCCCAGCGACTTCTCTCACGGTTGGAACTCTCATTTAGAGGTATGTGTTTTAAGGGGGTCTacctctggcggctggggctccgccccagaccccgtgggTGCTCTtgctttgctcgagtcgtgcgtGGGGGATCCCGTTGAGTAA
- the PEX7 gene encoding Pex7p (Peroxisomal signal receptor for peroxisomal matrix proteins; recognizes the N-terminal nonapeptide signal (PTS2); WD repeat protein; defects in human homolog cause lethal rhizomelic chondrodysplasia punctata (RCDP); GO_component: GO:0005737 - cytoplasm [Evidence IEA,IEA]; GO_component: GO:0005829 - cytosol [Evidence IDA] [PMID 15545321]; GO_component: GO:0005829 - cytosol [Evidence IDA] [PMID 7957058]; GO_component: GO:0005777 - peroxisome [Evidence IEA,IEA]; GO_component: GO:0005777 - peroxisome [Evidence IDA] [PMID 15545321]; GO_component: GO:0005777 - peroxisome [Evidence IDA] [PMID 7535304]; GO_function: GO:0005053 - peroxisome matrix targeting signal-2 binding [Evidence IPI] [PMID 8636211]; GO_function: GO:0005053 - peroxisome matrix targeting signal-2 binding [Evidence IDA] [PMID 8670791]; GO_process: GO:0016560 - protein import into peroxisome matrix, docking [Evidence IPI] [PMID 10087260]; GO_process: GO:0016560 - protein import into peroxisome matrix, docking [Evidence IPI] [PMID 9094717]; GO_process: GO:0015031 - protein transport [Evidence IEA]; GO_process: GO:0006810 - transport [Evidence IEA]) — MLKFRTSGFSGYSVAYSPFYDSKIAVATAANFGLVGNGRLYVLDIGGDGVIRPQAQFDTQDGLFGLSWSESHENHIITANGDGSLKLFDITTKQQFPLQVYHEHSREVFSVNWNMKDKTIFCSGSWDGTIKVWSPGHCSNSVMTFNANINQTNIGPGTGPCAVDGPGAAAMAATVPLLRSEGAGTPQQQQQQQALRKSAANCVYSAKFSPYEPTIIASTHSDSSLKVWDTRQSAGSGHPVLSIPEAHLGGDCLSVDWNKYRPTVLATSGVDKAIKIWDTRNARSPINDLRGHEYAVRSVSWSPHSGDTLLSTSYDMTARVWRDTSASPNQAPHNPRFNPTKGLQKVFGAHTEFVFDCDWSMWGQPGWVATTGWDEMVYIWHAES, encoded by the coding sequence ATGCTCAAATTCCGAACGAGTGGGTTCAGTGGCTACTCAGTAGCGTACTCGCCATTCTATGACTCTAAGATTGCGGTAGCTACAGCCGCCAATTTCGGGCTTGTGGGTAATGGACGACTGTATGTGCTCGATATTGGAGGCGACGGAGTGATTCGTCCGCAGGCACAATTCGATACTCAGGATGGTCTGTTCGGCCTTTCCTGGTCAGAGTCTCATGAAAATCATATAATAACTGCCAATGGAGACGGCAGTCTCAAGTTGTttgatatcaccaccaaacagCAGTTCCCACTCCAGGTGTATCATGAACATTCAAGAGAGGTGTTCAGTGTCAATTGGAATATGAAAGATAAAACAATTTTCTGCTCTGGATCTTGGGATGGAACTATTAAAGTATGGTCACCAGGTCATTGTTCTAATTCAGTGATGACGTTCAATGCCAATATCAACCAGACAAATATCGGTCCTGGAACTGGTCCGTGTGCTGTGGATGGACCAGGCGCCGCTGCAATGGCTGCTACTGTTCCATTACTAAGATCTGAAGGAGCAGGAAcacctcaacaacagcaacaacaacaagccCTGCGGAAATCGGCTGCTAACTGTGTATACAGTGCCAAGTTCTCGCCCTATGAACCGACTATTATTGCATCTACACATTCCGACTCGTCTCTCAAAGTATGGGACACTCGACAGTCGGCTGGTTCAGGCCATCCTGTTTTAAGCATTCCTGAAGCACATCTTGGAGGAGACTGTTTATCAGTTGACTGGAACAAGTACCGACCAACGGTGCTGGCGACATCTGGTGTTGACAAAGCTATCAAAATATGGGATACTCGAAATGCCCGTTCGCCAATCAACGACCTGCGAGGCCACGAGTACGCTGTGCGGTCTGTATCGTGGTCACCTCATTCCGGAGACACACTTCTATCAACTTCATACGACATGACCGCCAGAGTCTGGCGCGATACCAGTGCATCACCCAACCAAGCTCCTCATAACCCACGCTTCAACCCCACCAAGGGGCTCCAAAAAGTGTTCGGAGCACACACCGAGTTCGTCTTCGACTGCGACTGGAGCATGTGGGGCCAACCCGGCTGGGTCGCTACTACAGGCTGGGACGAAATGGTCTACATCTGGCATGCGGAGTCCTAA
- the SPE3 gene encoding spermidine synthase (Spermidine synthase; involved in biosynthesis of spermidine and also in biosynthesis of pantothenic acid; spermidine is required for growth of wild-type cells; GO_component: GO:0005737 - cytoplasm [Evidence IDA] [PMID 14562095]; GO_component: GO:0005634 - nucleus [Evidence IDA] [PMID 14562095]; GO_function: GO:0003824 - catalytic activity [Evidence IEA]; GO_function: GO:0004766 - spermidine synthase activity [Evidence IEA]; GO_function: GO:0004766 - spermidine synthase activity [Evidence IMP,ISS] [PMID 9073064]; GO_function: GO:0016740 - transferase activity [Evidence IEA]; GO_process: GO:0015940 - pantothenate biosynthetic process [Evidence IMP] [PMID 11154694]; GO_process: GO:0006596 - polyamine biosynthetic process [Evidence IEA]; GO_process: GO:0008295 - spermidine biosynthetic process [Evidence IEA,IEA]; GO_process: GO:0008295 - spermidine biosynthetic process [Evidence IMP] [PMID 9073064]), producing the protein MIAHIPLNAHPNPKRVLVVGGGDGGVLREVTKHECVEKIDIVEIDDSVVRLAKQYLPDMAKGYNDPRITLHITDGFDFLRTKTAEYDVIISDTSDPEGPAEVLFQEEYFRLLDNALTEKGVISMMASENVWLKVTVLEKLRATCKNVFPTVEYAYTCVPTYTSGQLGLMICSKDAANDVTTPTRLWDREVEASINRYYNREIHRASFVIPTFARRYLA; encoded by the coding sequence ATGATAGCCCATATCCCGCTGAACGCCCACCCGAACCCCAAGAGAGTGTTAGTAGTGGGCGGTGGAGACGGCGGAGTGCTGCGTGAGGTCACGAAACACGAGTGTGTGGAGAAGATCGATATTGTCGAGATCGATGACTCGGTGGTTCGTCTCGCTAAACAGTATTTGCCAGACATGGCGAAAGGGTATAACGACCCTCGGATCACTCTTCATATCACCGATGGTTTCGACTTTTTAAGGACTAAGACTGCCGAGTACGATGTCATCATTTCAGATACTTCTGATCCTGAAGGTCCTGCAGAGGTGCTGTTCCAGGAGGAGTATTTCCGTCTTCTTGACAACGCTCTTACTGAAAAGGGCGTTATTTCGATGATGGCTTCAGAAAACGTCTGGTTGAAGGTGACAGTCCTCGAGAAACTCAGAGCCACGTGCAAAAACGTGTTTCCCACTGTCGAATACGCTTACACCTGTGTTCCTACATACACGTCAGGCCAGCTGGGACTCATGATCTGCTCAAAAGACGCTGCCAACGACGTCACTACTCCGACCCGATTATGGGACCGCGAGGTCGAGGCGTCCATCAACCGCTACTACAACCGTGAAATCCACAGGGCCAGCTTCGTCATCCCTACTTTCGCCAGACGGTATCTGGCGTGA
- the CIT1 gene encoding citrate (Si)-synthase CIT1 (Citrate synthase; catalyzes the condensation of acetyl coenzyme A and oxaloacetate to form citrate; the rate-limiting enzyme of the TCA cycle; nuclear encoded mitochondrial protein; CIT1 has a paralog, CIT2, that arose from the whole genome duplication; GO_component: GO:0005759 - mitochondrial matrix [Evidence IEA]; GO_component: GO:0005739 - mitochondrion [Evidence IEA]; GO_component: GO:0005739 - mitochondrion [Evidence IDA] [PMID 11502169]; GO_component: GO:0005739 - mitochondrion [Evidence IDA] [PMID 11914276]; GO_component: GO:0005739 - mitochondrion [Evidence IDA] [PMID 14576278]; GO_component: GO:0005739 - mitochondrion [Evidence IDA] [PMID 16823961]; GO_component: GO:0005739 - mitochondrion [Evidence IPI] [PMID 16962558]; GO_function: GO:0004108 - citrate (Si)-synthase activity [Evidence IEA,IEA]; GO_function: GO:0004108 - citrate (Si)-synthase activity [Evidence IDA,IMP] [PMID 17570335]; GO_function: GO:0016740 - transferase activity [Evidence IEA]; GO_function: GO:0046912 - transferase activity, transferring acyl groups, acyl groups converted into alkyl on transfer [Evidence IEA]; GO_process: GO:0046356 - acetyl-CoA catabolic process [Evidence IDA,IMP] [PMID 17570335]; GO_process: GO:0044262 - cellular carbohydrate metabolic process [Evidence IEA]; GO_process: GO:0006101 - citrate metabolic process [Evidence TAS] [PMID 9175438]; GO_process: GO:0006537 - glutamate biosynthetic process [Evidence TAS] [PMID 9175438]; GO_process: GO:0006099 - tricarboxylic acid cycle [Evidence IEA,IEA,IEA]; GO_process: GO:0006099 - tricarboxylic acid cycle [Evidence TAS] [PMID 9175438]) yields MAQLSIAVTALESESAFAKAYEKGVNKKEYWQYAYEDSIDLIAKLPSIAARIYRNVFKDGKVAPIDSSLDYSANFAKQLGFADSKEFTELLRLYLTIHTDHEGGNVSAHTTHLVGSALSSPFLSVAAGLNGLAGPLHGRANQEVLEWILEIKSKIGSNVTKEDIEKYLWDTLNAGRVVPGYGHAVLRKTDPRYTAQREFALKHMPDYDLFHLVSTIYEVAPKVLTEHGKTKNPWPNVDSHSGVLLQYYGLTEQSYYTVLFGVSRAIGVLPQIIIDRAVGMPIERPKSFSTEKYAELVGAKL; encoded by the coding sequence ATGGCTCAACTTTCTATTGCTGTTACTGCTTTGGAATCCGAGTCTGCTTTCGCCAAGGCTTATGAAAAGGGTGTTAACAAGAAGGAGTACTGGCAATACGCTTATGAGGACtcaattgacttgattGCCAAGTTGCCCTCTATTGCTGCTAGAATCTACCGCAACGTTTTCAAGGATGGTAAGGTTGCTCCCATTGACTCTTCTCTTGATTACTCTGCCAACTTTGCTAAGCAACTTGGTTTCGCCGATTCTAAGGAGTTCACCGAACTTTTGCGTCTTTACTTGACCATCCACACTGATCACGAGGGTGGTAACGTTTCTGCCCACACCACCCACTTGGTCGGATCCGCTTTGTCGTCTCCTTTCTTGtcggttgctgctggtttgaATGGTCTTGCCGGTCCTTTGCACGGAAGAGCCAACCAAGAGGTTCTTGAGTGGATTTTGGAGATCAAGTCCAAGATCGGATCCAACGTTACTAAGGAAGATATTGAGAAGTATCTTTGGGATACTCTTAATGCCGGTCGTGTCGTTCCTGGTTACGGTCACGCCGTTCTCCGTAAGACCGATCCTCGTTACACTGCTCAACGTGAGTTTGCTCTTAAGCACATGCCCGATTATGACTTGTTCCACCTTGTTTCCACCATTTACGAGGTCGCTCCTAAGGTGTTGACCGAGCACGGAAAGACCAAGAACCCCTGGCCCAATGTGGACTCGCACTCTGGTGTCCTTCTCCAATACTACGGACTTACTGAGCAATCCTACTACACTGTCTTGTTCGGTGTTTCCCGTGCCATTGGTGTCCTTCCTCAAATCATCATTGATCGTGCTGTTGGCATGCCCATTGAGAGACCCAAGTCCTTCTCCACTGAGAAGTACGCCGAGTTGGTTGGTGCCAAGTTGTAA